The proteins below come from a single Streptomyces spongiicola genomic window:
- a CDS encoding DUF998 domain-containing protein, whose amino-acid sequence MPETSGTSRAVAMLIALGALLYTARVLELLLATGLDPVRAYASELSAADRPFGRLFRSTDLAAGLLVLAGSATALPTLPRRPWCVADRAALAAFGPATAVDSRLPLSCAPTGDPECAAPETAGLVPATHTAHAYSSTLAMAGAPAGPAALTVAARRYHRWPALGRGGPVLLAVQLAATVWTLTAVAAFEAGRGVWWLGAGQRLQVLTATGWLAVLALSVARGSAGPPGRGTGGKDRPDAVARAVMRH is encoded by the coding sequence ATGCCCGAAACATCCGGTACATCCAGAGCTGTCGCGATGCTCATCGCGCTCGGCGCCCTGCTGTACACCGCCCGGGTACTCGAACTGCTCCTGGCCACCGGCCTCGACCCGGTCCGGGCGTACGCAAGTGAACTCTCGGCAGCGGACCGGCCCTTCGGCCGCCTCTTCCGGTCCACGGACCTCGCCGCCGGACTGCTCGTCCTCGCCGGGTCGGCCACCGCACTGCCGACGCTCCCGAGGCGGCCGTGGTGCGTCGCCGACCGGGCAGCCCTCGCGGCCTTCGGCCCGGCGACCGCGGTCGACTCGCGACTGCCGCTCAGCTGCGCGCCCACCGGCGACCCGGAGTGCGCGGCCCCGGAGACCGCGGGCCTCGTCCCGGCCACGCACACCGCGCACGCCTACAGCTCCACCCTCGCCATGGCCGGCGCGCCGGCCGGCCCGGCCGCGCTCACGGTCGCCGCGCGCCGCTACCACCGGTGGCCCGCACTTGGCCGGGGCGGGCCGGTGCTCCTCGCGGTACAACTCGCCGCCACCGTCTGGACGCTGACCGCCGTCGCCGCCTTCGAGGCCGGCCGCGGCGTCTGGTGGCTCGGCGCAGGGCAGCGGCTCCAGGTGCTGACCGCGACAGGGTGGCTCGCCGTACTCGCGCTGTCCGTGGCGCGGGGGAGTGCCGGCCCGCCCGGGCGGGGGACGGGCGGGAAGGACCGCCCGGACGCGGTGGCACGGGCGGTCATGAGGCACTGA